The Campylobacter sp. MG1 genome includes the window GTAAAGAATTAATAGATAATATTTTAGAATTAAACGAAGCTTTAGAAATGATTTTTGAAAAAGTTCCAAATGCTAGTGTGGCAGTTGAAAATATATTTTTTGCTTATAATCCGCAAAGTGTTTTAAAACTCGCACAATTTCGTGGAGCAATGTTGCTTAAAATCTTACAAACTTATGGGAATTTTAGTGAATATACAGCTTTACAAGTTAAAAAAACAATCACAGGCAAAGCAAAAGCAGAGAAAGAACAAGTAGCTTTTATGGTTAAAAAACTTTTAAAAATTAATAAAGAAATAAAACCACTTGATATAACCGACGCAATGGCGGTTGCATTAACTCATAGTTTTTCAATTAAGGAAAAAATATGAAAAAAATATTTTTTATTTTAATATGCTTAAATTTATTTGCTCTTGATTTAATAAAACCAGTAGTCTTAAATATTAATAATATAAATATTAGCGACTATTTAGTAAGTGAAAAATTAGATGGCGTTAGGGGTTTTTGGGACGGTAAAAAATTATATTCTAAAAATGAAAATTTATATTATCCACCAGATGATTTTGTAAAGAATTTTCCACCATTTGCTATTGATGGAGAATTATATTGTGATACTGATTTTGAAGATATTATAAGTGATGTAAAAAAATCTAAATTTCAATGTGTTAAATTATATGTTTTTGAAGTTCCGAATCAAAAAGGTAATTTAGAACAGAGATTACAGGTTTTAAAAGATTATTTAAAAATTTATCCAAATGATAATATTAAGATTATTCCACAATTAAATTTTAAAAACAAAGATGAATTTTTTAAATATTTTGATGATATTACAAAAAATGGTGCTGAAGGCGTTGTTTTGCATAAAAAAGATACTAATTTTGATACAAAAAAAGGTGATAACATAATTAAATTTAAAAAGTATTTTGATGATGAGTGCGTAATAACTAAGATTAATTACACTAAAAATTTATTAAAAAATTATGAGTGTAAATGGGATATACAAAATGCGCAAAAAGCCTTAAAAACTAAGAAACAAAAAGAATTATTTAATAGCAAAAAGAATGAACAATATATTATAAAAATCGGTTCAGGTTTTAATAAAGAACATAGAGAAAATCCTTTAAGTATAGGCACAAAAATTACTATAAAATATTATAAAATTAGTAAAAATTTAAAACCAATTCACGCTGTTTTTATAAGAGTTAGAAAGGATAATTAAATTTTTATAAAAGTTTTTGTAAATGTAATATAAAAATTACAATTTTATTAAGTTACGAAATTTAAGTTAGTTTGTTTTAAAATTATTATGAATAATACCGATAAGTTAAAAATTTAGAAAATTATTTATTATAAGCTTTATTTATATGACACTAATAAGGAGAAAGAATGGCTTTTAAAAACGCAATTATTGATGATAGATTAGATAAAAAATACTCACTTGCGTATATTTACGGAGAACATACTAATAGTTGGTATGGCAGACAACATCATAAATTTCCTTTTGAAAAACGCATTGTAATAGATGAAGAATTAGACTGCTGGTTTATAAGATGTATGAATTTTGATGACCCTGAGCTAGACCATGCAAAGCTTAGTAAGTCTTTGTGGATTTTATATTATAAAGGCGAGCATATAAGGATAGTTTTAGATTATGATATCAAACAAGAGATTGATAATGTAGTTT containing:
- a CDS encoding DNA ligase → MKKIFFILICLNLFALDLIKPVVLNINNINISDYLVSEKLDGVRGFWDGKKLYSKNENLYYPPDDFVKNFPPFAIDGELYCDTDFEDIISDVKKSKFQCVKLYVFEVPNQKGNLEQRLQVLKDYLKIYPNDNIKIIPQLNFKNKDEFFKYFDDITKNGAEGVVLHKKDTNFDTKKGDNIIKFKKYFDDECVITKINYTKNLLKNYECKWDIQNAQKALKTKKQKELFNSKKNEQYIIKIGSGFNKEHRENPLSIGTKITIKYYKISKNLKPIHAVFIRVRKDN
- the ruvC gene encoding crossover junction endodeoxyribonuclease RuvC; translation: MKILGFDPGTRFCGYCLLEKNGSINTLLEAGLIRFKSKELIDNILELNEALEMIFEKVPNASVAVENIFFAYNPQSVLKLAQFRGAMLLKILQTYGNFSEYTALQVKKTITGKAKAEKEQVAFMVKKLLKINKEIKPLDITDAMAVALTHSFSIKEKI